The genome window CACTCCAGCGGCTGCTTGGCAAGAGAACGCGACCTGGGAACTATGGCGCAGAGGCTAAAAAAATTGGTAGAGGAAGCTCCATCAATTCCCGATAGAGCTTCTTTCCTTCGATATTTACTCCGTCAACGAATCCTCCGCCCGTTGTCTCCCCCCGGTCATTCAACCATCTCCCAGCTCACAAAGCGCAACGTTGTGAACCTGAGCACAAACCCCATCAGCTCTCATCGTCGCTATCAGCTCCGACTGCTGTAGACCGAAAGCCAAACCTTCCGTCCGCTTTTCCCCAAGTTCCAGAAAAAAAGATGTCCCAGACTTCCACGATAGTGACGGCATcagtcgccgccgccgttacCGGCTTGGTTGGTGAGTCTGCCTCGACACCTCGACGCACCCCGATATCACAATTCTCCCTTTGCCAATTACACAATAGGACCGAGGGACCAGTTTAATTGGAGCCGCGTTTGCTAACGTTCGTCAACAAAGCGTACGCCGCCTTCTTCGACTACCAGCGACGCAACAAGGCTGAGTTCCGGAGAGAACTGCGTCGAAACGAGCGCCGTCAGCACAAGGCCGAGAAGGAGTCGGCCCAGCAGGAGACCGTCCGACAAAGGCAAGCCATCAAGGAGGCCGTCGATGAGGCCAAGGAAGAGGGCTTCCCTACCGACGTCGAGCAGAAGGAGGCATACTTCCTCCAGCAGGTTTCCGAGGGAGAGACGCTGTCCGCCGACCGTTAGTCCAACCCCTATGCGAGAAGAAATACCCGGAATGAGGCGAGATGGCTCAGCTTACTGACAACGGTTGATGTTACAGCCACGCGCGCTGTTGAAGCCGCGCTTGCGTTCTACAAGGGCCTCAAGGTCTACCCTACGCCTGGTGACCTGATCGGCATCTACGACAAGACCGTTCCCAAGGTAAGAGACCTCCTTGGATCCCCGGAAAATTGCTACAGCATTTGATCTGAAACTGATCTTATATCTAGCCCGTCCTTGACGTTCTCGCCGAGATGATCGCCTACGACTCCTCTCTCAACATTGGCCAGTACCAGGGTGGCGTCAACGTTGACCTCGGCGGCATGCCCACCGTCGGCCTGGACTAAAAGATCTTCGTTTTGACGATGTAGCTCTCACCATAACGAGTTCCCCTCCACTCTCTCACATCCCCCAAAACCTGGACACACACATTCCGGCGCGCGCTCGCCTCCAAAGAATCCGCAGTCACTCCACCAATGGCGTGATGCTGCGAATCCACCACCCCATACGTAATCCCCCGGCATTCTGCGAGAAGAGGAAGGAGGAATTACGACTTTTCACTGTACAATACCTGGCCGGCTGGGGCTGTTTTGATAGAAGGTTTTTGTAAGAGGAAAGAAACCAAGTGTATATTGATGATCCCGGCAGGGACAAATAGGCaagaagatgaagaagatTCACGAAATTCCACAATTTCATAATGCGTGTGTATCTGGTCTCTTGAGAGCATGCAGCCGGCGCCTTTTTGATTTTCCGTTTGATATACTCCTCTACCGAATAACCTAGGCCTCGATTTTCCTGCCCTTCCTGTCGACTCTGTCATCTCTGGGGTCGAAACCGCCTTTGCCCCAGGTGGCCCACTCGGGCGTCGCCTCGCCCATGTAATCCTCGGGCTTCCAGTCTCCGTCGGCGCCCCGCTCCTCTAGCAGCTCAAAGAAGCGCTGGTAGTCGATGCGCGGGTGCCACTTGCCATCTTTGTAGAACCGATCGCTCGCGAGCAGGACGCAGCAGCTGTGGGCGTGCTCTGCGGCGATGCCGTACTTGAGCCCCTTTTCGTTGAGCCTCTTCTCCAGCGCCGTCACGAACTCTTGGACTTCCCAGTAAAAGGGGACGTTGGACATGCTCAGGCCGGCGTTGGACGCTGTCGAGGTGCCGCAATAGGTGACGCCCTTGATCTCGACGAAGCAAGGGAGGCCCTTCTCCACAAGCTGCGCGTAGCCCTCGACCTCGTCGTCGACGTTGAAGCCCTTGACCAGGGTCAGGCGGAAGACGGTGCGGTGCTTGAAGCGCTTCTCTCTGAGGATGTCGAGACACCGCTGGAAGCGCTCCCAGAAGTCTCGGTGCAGGGGGCGGTCGATCTTTCGGAGGGACTCCTTGTTGGACGCGTCGATGGAGACGTACAGCTGCGTCACAGCCTTTAGGGCGGCGAGCTGGTCCGGGTGCTGGGCATTGCAGaccaagaaggaggagatGCGCTCGGCGTGGAGCATACCGAGGAACTCGTTGATGTAAGGGTAGAAGATGGGCTCGCCGACGAGGGAGAGGGCGCAGTGCCGGATGCGCATGGCCTCGGCGAAGCGCTCGGCGCGGACACCGGGTACGCCGCGGAGCATCTTGATCTTGTTGTAGTGGTTCGCCTTGACGCCATCAAAGATGAGCTCGGGCGGGTCGACGACCCAGCGCCAGGTCGTGCCGACGGGGTTGGTGCCGTGGCGCCAGCAGAAGACGCACTTGTTGGAGCACGAGAGCGACGGGGTCGTCTCCATACACTGGTGGGAGTTGATGCCGTAAAAGGAGTACTTGTAGCAGGAGCCGCGGCCGCGGAGGGCTGATTTCGTCCAACGGCAGATCTTGACGCCCGAGTGCGAGCCGACGATGGAGTAGCCCTGCTTCGTGAGCGAGGCGTACGTGGGCGAATTCTTGGGGACCATCTCCTTGGCGGCGTTAAGAGGGGTCTTCTTCGCGACCGTCTTGCCGTATGTTGTAAAGTCCACGGCTATAGGCGCCGCTGCTCCAGCCGTTGCCGTTGCCGATTTAGCTGCGCGGCCGTTTGTGGCTGCGTCGGGGTTGGAGCTCTTCATGATGCGCCCTAGGTCTTCGACGTCATCAATGTTCTTGCGGCTCTTGAGCTTCTCGGGCTTCACTTCGGAGTCCTCGATCAAcacctcgtcgtcgtcttcagCTGCAGACTCATCGTCACTTTCCTCAGGGGCACCGCTTCCTGGGAGTCCTTCTCCCAGGCTGCCAGTCTTAGCCAGCATGCCGAGAACATCGACGACGCCCTCGGACCATTCAGACAAGCGTTCAGTGTAGTCTCTCTTCGTGTCGCCCATTCCGACAGGGAAGGCTCTCTTCCGGGCCGTCAGCTTCGCCATCCACTTATCGACCTGCTTGGCCTGGAAACAGAATCCATCCTCTTCCGTCGGCCAGCCCTCCCTATCACCAAAGCCAAAGACGGAGTATCCGAGCAGCGAGGACAACGGCGCGGTGTCGATACGGAAGTCATGGTGGGTCTCCTGAAGGTGCTCCAAGAAGGTGTCGTTGATGGTGTCGATGTTGTAGCTTGGCAGGAGGAACAGGTAAAAGAGATCTGCGGGGTCCTCTTCCGACTTGGGCGGGGTGATGAAATAGTCGTCAAAGTCGACCTCGGCAAGATCCAGCACCTCAGGAGCCATGAACGAGCAGTCGGTCTCCGCAGCGACCTTTTGCAGCTCCTTCTCCAGACCCTCTGCATACCCCTTTGCGATCTTGGGCGTGTTTGCGGTGATGCTTGAAAAGAAGACCAGAGGCCTGACCTTGCGGACCAGAGCCTCTCCCTTTGCGTCGTTAGAAGAAGTTCGCTTGACGATTCCGCCTTTTATCCTTTTGGGTCCGTTCGACTTTGGCGCTTTCGACTCGACAATAGGGCTCGGGGGGCTTGGTTTGACatccttcttcttcgtctCCTCCACAGGCTTCGTCTCGGGCTTCTCTCTATTGTAGGCCTTGGGCAGGGCCTTCAATTCGCTCTTCTCTTCGATAGAATGGAGGTAGAAGCGCAGAATCAAGAGTCCAAAGGCCGTGAACAAGATCACAGGTATGCGAACTTGCTGCCAAACATCGTGGATGTCTACGCGCAAGAAAAGCAGAATGAGCGGTTGAACGAGAAACAGAGGTGGCGGGAGGCACCAAAGGCAAGAAGAGCCAACTCACCGTTCAACATGGCCTTGAAGCCTACGGGCTGAAGAGTGGAAGCCATTGGTGCTGCGACGGAGCGCGGTGCTCGAAGACGAGCTATGCGCGGATTGTTTCGTCACTTTTTGGAGGAACGCGCCTTGAGGTTGTGATTTCTTTCAAGTTGCACATGAGCAGTGGCGGGGTGTGCGAAATGGGCTTTGACCAGTGGGTGCGAGCGCAATTGCAATAATTATTTCAAGTGTCAAACTTTCCCAGTGGCTGACCTGGGTGTTTAGTGGTGCCCCGCCAAAGAAATTTAGGCCTGGCCCTGCACCTCATCGACCCCGCCATTAGCGTCTTTGGGGTTCCCCAGTTGCTGACCATTGGCATTGAATGGCACCTCGGCCGGCTGGAGGGCATCTCAAGGTGAGAACACCATGACTAAGACAGGAGCCCGCCTTTATCGAGAAGCTGTTTGCAAAAATTAGGTTGAAGTCAAATTCTCTAAACGATTTAGGCTTGTAACTCGAACCGAAATCTACGTGTTGCGCTTGAATCAAATTTCAATGCTGCTGGATACATAATAGATGCCTACATTGCTGATGGTGGATATCACACCAGATTAATCACTAATATGTACTGGTCAAGAGACCGCACGGGAGCTTGACTGGTGTACAGGGAATAGACCCAGTTGTGCCCATGGAGGCAACCATTTGCTCAGCATGAGACTGAGTCGCTGTTGATTTTGGTTTTTCATGTCGATTCAGTTGTTCAAACTCTTCTATCCGATCCTGCCTGCGCTTGCTTGTCTCGAAGATCCTTCAGGCACGGCGCAAAGAAAATTTCCCCAGAAATAGCCTGATGAAGTGTTCTCACCGCAACCAGCAGCCAGAGGAAGCATACAGAGAGCGAGAAGATCTGCCAGGAGAGATCAGCAAAACCGGACGGATAATCATCGACAGGCACGAGAGGGAGACAAACCATGGTCATGACCCTGAAAAAGGGGCTGTCCAAGTCCTGGGCCAGCATGCCGGTGCAGGTCGCCAACACGCCCAGCGGGAACGTAAACCCCCACCAACCCATGTTGAAAGGAATCTTCTCCATTGTAGCAAGGCTGATAAGAGCAAACGACAACCAGACGAGGGCGAAGCCCCACATGACGAGCGCCAGGAAGAGTCCGATAAAGTAGAGAATCTCTCCGCCGTGCACCGCCTCCGGAGCCGCCACCGTCAGAGCCGCAGTCTGGGGGAAGAGCTTCAGGGACACCTTTCCGAGCTGCTGGATGCCGAAGCCGCCCTGCCCCAGGGGTCCGATGGGCAGGAACACGGAGACGATGGCCTCTTTGGGCGGGAGGCTGTGGATCGTCAGGCGGTGGAAGTAGAGCGCGAGGACCATGCCCGAGAAGCAGATGCCGATACCCCAGAGAACGTAGGATGCGATCAGGGTTGTGAAGGCGTGAGATGGGTTTGAGAGGGCCTCGGCGACGATGCCGCCAGTTGAAGATGCGACTACGACTGGGACGATTGGGAGAAGACTTGCGGCTGTTACTGCCTGAAGTCCCGGACGGTGTTGATGAATCCTTCGGAACATGGTTGATCAGTCTCGAATTTGAACGTTGTGTGGTGAGGTCACTTACATGACGAATGGCACCGAAATGCATGTTGCCATTGACAGAGCGGCATCAAGCCACCAAAATGCCCATGCCCAATTCACCACCCACTGGCCCCAGGCAGGTGCACACACGAATATCATCATGTTGATTATGGCTGGCCACAGAGATTAGTATATCCTGTGGTGTGGGGAGAACTTCGCGACTAACTGGCAAACCCCATAGGGAAACAGCCAAGAAACATGGACTGGGCAGGGTGTACAACCATGGCCTTCCAGATCTCGGGGTACAATGCGTACCGCAGCACTGTGATGACGGTGAATACGGTAAACAGAGCGATGTTGAGCACGAAAAAGGCACCGGCAAGACCATGTGAGATCCATGTTGCGTTGTAAGGCAGGTTGTGAAGGAGAACTGAGACTATCCCCGTTCCCATTGTAACCGCAAACCATCTGCATTATGTTAGACACACTTTAGTTCATCATTGCCTCTCGAAAGTTTGCTTACGAGGGTGTGAAGTTCCTGACAATTCTCCTCCAACCTACGTTTTCCTTATTACAAGGCGTACATGAGGTCGGGGCATCTTGACAAGAACTTTGTTGCGCTCCCGACTGAATTGTCGAGGTCGCGCTAACAATAGCCATAGCCTAGAAGAGCACCTAAGAGACCAGATGACTTCAACGAAATTCTGTTCCTGAATCTGCCTATTAGTGGCTGAACAACTCAATGGCGATTTCTTTCTGTTACAGAAGATGTAGCAAAATAATTGACAAGAGTTCACCCGCGCAACAATGAAGAAGGAATTTCAGGGCGGCAAGTGTCCCTATGACTCTGGCTCTCTTACCTAAGGTTAAGCCGTTTCCTAGCGTGAGTAATCTAGACGAACCCATTCTGGTAACTAGCCCCACACCGGATCCGCTCAGCTGACTCTGAGGCGGTGCGGCTATCGGCCAACGCCGGCAGCGATCCACCCATTCAACTGGCAAGATGAGAATTTCATGTTGTCAAGAATTCGTTTTGATATCAAAAATCTCCATGAAAATCTCTTGACTAGATATAGTCCCGTGAAACTCTAACAAGGCCCATCTCGTCTGGTGTTTGGCCATCTGACCCCCAAAAGTATCGGAGCTCACCGTCGCCTATCAGCGGCTTTGCCGGGATCCCTCGACCTTGGTAAAGTAGGTTATCTCGTCCAACCAGAGGCGCCTATTGTTGGAGACCAGTCCACCAGACGTCAAATTGGTCGCCGACTAATTGTCCGCTGCGCTCTGGCAACGTGGACAGATTGCCCTGTCTCAAAGAGAAAAGTCAGGACCGACGAGACGACCCACCCGCCGAAGTCGGATCATCCAGTAGTTCCGCCAGTCCCGCCCGTTTCTATCAGGTAATGCCAGCCAGGCCCGGTCACCGGGTAGATTCGTAACACCGACGAGCAAAAAGAGTCCAGCCCCCCGCACGACACATTCCCAACAGAACCATCCAAAGCAACAATCGTCCaagcaccaccaccaacaaCATCACCAACAGCACCAACTTGATAGCATTCCATAGCAACCATGGCCGTCGATATCCTGACCAAGATCACCTCCGCCTTCGGGCATAACCTCAAGACCGATGTTAATCGGTTCGACGAGCTCGTATTGGGATTGAAGGAGGCGCTTGGCCCGTCGTCGGGACTTGATTCGGCAGACGTCGATGTCAATGAGTTGATGAAATTAATGGAAGAGTATAACACAACGGAAAGCGAATGGGTACAATTTGCATTCGCTGAGAAGAGCATGGGATACACCCGCAACCTCGTTGACGAAGGCAACGGCAAGAGCAACCTGGTGAGTCTACTTGTGGCCACAACTTCGTGGCATCAGGTAATATCATGGCTAACGCCACACAGCTTGTGCTTGTCTGGTCGCCAGGCAAGGGAAGCCCCATCCACGATCACGGCAATGCGCATTGCCTGATGAAGATTCTGAAAGGCGATCTCACTGAGATCCGCTACGCCTTCCCAGAAGGCAACGAAGAACAACCAATGCAAATCATCTCTGAAAGAACACACAAGGAGAATGCGGTGGCATATATGGCAGACGAACTTGGCGTCCACCGAGTCTGCAACAAGGGCAGCGACTTCGCTGTCTCCCTTCACCGTAGGAATTACCTCGCCGTCTCTGCCGTAGCATGACTGACCACTTCGTAGTCTACACCCCTCCCAACGTTGCCAAGGGTGGTTGCAACATCTTCAATGAGAAGACGAGCAAGAGGAGCCATGTAGCCAAGTGCGGCTACTACTCGGCGTACGGCCGCCGACTGCCGAAGCAGTAAATGGTGATGGTGTCGATGTTCTTTTCTCGTCCTGGGCGTTTGCGTATTTGGCTTCGATGACAATCCGAACTTGGATTTATCCTGTTTGATATACAATTGAGGGATGCCGAGAGCCGCAGAGCGCTCGTCGGTAGACTGATGGATGATGATGGCATGAATGCTCTATCCACCGTATATAGTGGATAGATACCGTCGGCGAGCTCAACCTGCCGCGTTTCCGTATGTTTTTTGGGTACCATAAGATAGCAGATTCATCACAGAATTACCTGAGACAAGAAAATATGAATGAAGTGAGGTTGTGAAGGTGCAAGAGCCGCAGAGTCGTCGTCGTTGGCCAGAGACCACCCAGACGGGCCCGAAGGCAGGTCACGTGAGATGTCGTGATTTTGCAACTCACGGTGATTGGTTTGTGTGGGTCTTTTTGACGATGGCGTGCTTGCACGAGGTGACCAGATGGAGAATGACTCAGCCACAGGCTTGCATCTTTTCAGCCACAGCACCAGCCTCATGCTGCTGGTGTAAGAGAATCCCTGTGTCGATCCCATCACTCCGGGTACGCGAGAGACGCGTCTATCGCGTCTGGTTCGATTTGTGAGAGGTCCCAATTGTCCTACCCAGTTTCGGCACGCCAGATCTGGAATCGTTCGGTACCAACCTGTCACTTTCCCTTAGCTGACAGCTTTCCCCAATCCGCTCTTCTGTTTCACGAATTAGTACCCATCCGGCCCCAGAATACGGCCCCAGAGCCCGGGGGCTCGGACATTGAGGATGCCACCCAAGAAGCGCAGCATCGCTGTCATCGACCTTGTCAGTAGCGATGGCGAAGACTCATCCGTCCAACGACCCAGCAAAAGGCCGGCTAGCCATCGCTTGGGCCCCAGTCCAGCCAGCGGCAGGGTTTACGGAAATACCCCATCAAGCTCCCAGCCCCATTTGAGCTCAGGTGCTCTTGCTCCTCGCTCTTCGACTCAGTCTATTGACAACGATGACGACCTTGTCGATTTGACCCAAGCTCCGGATGGCCCACCAAGAGAACTTTATGGGATTCTCGGTACGGCATTTGGGCGTTTCGTAGGGGTTTTCCCAGTATGCTGATCCGATATTATAGACAACAAGATTGTCGGCGTTCGCTACTACAATGGATATGCCTCTGCAGGCGAGGTGGTCGTATGTATGAGAGAACCCAGTAATCAGGTACTAAATCACAACTATCACAAGCTCAGAGAATCATTTTCCAATTTGAGCTTTCGTCTTTGCCGTCAGATATCTAACATGACCATAGTATGATCGCAATGCCATCCGAGTGTGTAACGTCATGGGCGCCCAGATCGGCCATCTTCCACGCAAAGTAGTTGAAAAGCTAGCGCCATACGTTGTACGTACTTTGATCCAACATCTAATCGTTACTAAATCCTGTGCTAGGATCGGGATGAGATCGCAATAGAAGCTATTCTTACAGGGGAGAAGGGCATGTTTGACTGCCCCATTCGTCTACAGCTCTATGGTTCGAGCAACCCAGTCGACCGCTCGGCGTTGGAGGACAAGCTAAAGAAGGACAAACTGCTCAAGGCTAGAGAACTTAAGCAGACGAGAGCCGAGGCAGAAGCGCAGAGAAAGATGCTAGGCATCAAGGGCAGCCAGTCTACAATTGGGTTGAACCCTGCTGAGCCAGAGGTGTCTCTGGAGGACCTGGCCCAAGCCAGTCAGGCAATTTCGAGCCGTCCACGCGGTGATGCCGTCAAGTCGCTCGTAATGGACGAGGACTTCTTGTCCAAAATGCCGATGGCAGAGCAGCCCGCCGTTCTTGAGTCGACATTACTGCCATACCAATTACAGGTGAGCCCTCTCGAGCTTTATGCATGCTGGTCTACGGGCTACAAGCCCCTTCCCCCCTCAATTCATACGTATCGAGAGTTTTCAGGGTCACAGTGCACTTTGGCTGATCGTGACACAGGGTCTGGCGTGGATGATGTCGAAAGAGAACCCCCAGATGCCTCCTAAGGGCTCTCAGGAGAGTGTCCAACTGTGGAAATGGCATCCGAACGGCCGTAACTTGTACCACAATAT of Colletotrichum lupini chromosome 8, complete sequence contains these proteins:
- a CDS encoding wyosine base formation, producing MAIVSATSTIQSGAQQSSCQDAPTSCTPCNKENVGWRRIVRNFTPSWFAVTMGTGIVSVLLHNLPYNATWISHGLAGAFFVLNIALFTVFTVITVLRYALYPEIWKAMVVHPAQSMFLGCFPMGFATIINMMIFVCAPAWGQWVVNWAWAFWWLDAALSMATCISVPFVMIHQHRPGLQAVTAASLLPIVPVVVASSTGGIVAEALSNPSHAFTTLIASYVLWGIGICFSGMVLALYFHRLTIHSLPPKEAIVSVFLPIGPLGQGGFGIQQLGKVSLKLFPQTAALTVAAPEAVHGGEILYFIGLFLALVMWGFALVWLSFALISLATMEKIPFNMGWWGFTFPLGVLATCTGMLAQDLDSPFFRVMTMVCLPLVPVDDYPSGFADLSWQIFSLSVCFLWLLVATSKRRQDRIEEFEQLNRHEKPKSTATQSHAEQMVASMGTTGSIPCTPVKLPCGLLTNALQPAEVPFNANGQQLGNPKDANGGVDEPISHTPPLLMCNLKEITTSRRVPPKTPMASTLQPVGFKAMLNGELALLAFDIHDVWQQVRIPVILFTAFGLLILRFYLHSIEEKSELKALPKAYNREKPETKPVEETKKKDVKPSPPSPIVESKAPKSNGPKRIKGGIVKRTSSNDAKGEALVRKVRPLVFFSSITANTPKIAKGYAEGLEKELQKVAAETDCSFMAPEVLDLAEVDFDDYFITPPKSEEDPADLFYLFLLPSYNIDTINDTFLEHLQETHHDFRIDTAPLSSLLGYSVFGFGDREGWPTEEDGFCFQAKQVDKWMAKLTARKRAFPVGMGDTKRDYTERLSEWSEGVVDVLGMLAKTGSLGEGLPGSGAPEESDDESAAEDDDEVLIEDSEVKPEKLKSRKNIDDVEDLGRIMKSSNPDAATNGRAAKSATATAGAAAPIAVDFTTYGKTVAKKTPLNAAKEMVPKNSPTYASLTKQGYSIVGSHSGVKICRWTKSALRGRGSCYKYSFYGINSHQCMETTPSLSCSNKCVFCWRHGTNPVGTTWRWVVDPPELIFDGVKANHYNKIKMLRGVPGVRAERFAEAMRIRHCALSLVGEPIFYPYINEFLGMLHAERISSFLVCNAQHPDQLAALKAVTQLYVSIDASNKESLRKIDRPLHRDFWERFQRCLDILREKRFKHRTVFRLTLVKGFNVDDEVEGYAQLVEKGLPCFVEIKGVTYCGTSTASNAGLSMSNVPFYWEVQEFVTALEKRLNEKGLKYGIAAEHAHSCCVLLASDRFYKDGKWHPRIDYQRFFELLEERGADGDWKPEDYMGEATPEWATWGKGGFDPRDDRVDRKGRKIEA
- a CDS encoding MAS20 protein import receptor; translation: MSQTSTIVTASVAAAVTGLVAYAAFFDYQRRNKAEFRRELRRNERRQHKAEKESAQQETVRQRQAIKEAVDEAKEEGFPTDVEQKEAYFLQQVSEGETLSADPTRAVEAALAFYKGLKVYPTPGDLIGIYDKTVPKPVLDVLAEMIAYDSSLNIGQYQGGVNVDLGGMPTVGLD
- a CDS encoding cysteine dioxygenase type I — its product is MPARPGHRHSIATMAVDILTKITSAFGHNLKTDVNRFDELVLGLKEALGPSSGLDSADVDVNELMKLMEEYNTTESEWVQFAFAEKSMGYTRNLVDEGNGKSNLLVLVWSPGKGSPIHDHGNAHCLMKILKGDLTEIRYAFPEGNEEQPMQIISERTHKENAVAYMADELGVHRVCNKGSDFAVSLHLYTPPNVAKGGCNIFNEKTSKRSHVAKCGYYSAYGRRLPKQ